From the Streptomyces nodosus genome, the window GTGACTTCGAGAACTTCTCCGAGGAGGAGTTCGCCGCGCGCGCCGCGCTCATCGAGGAGGCGGGCGGCCGGGAGTGGACCGCCCAGGAAGCACGCCGTCAGCACGCGATCGCCCTGGAGGCCCTCGACGCGGTCGGGATGCCCCCGCAGGTGCGCGCGCAGTTCACGGCGCTCGCCGACTTCGTCGTCGTACGAAAGAGATGATCACTATAGATCGCATACACCTCGCGTAGTCGCCGGCCGGTGCCCCGAGCACCCGAGCACCGGCCGACGGCGGACCCAGAGCAGCACGACTCGCACGACTGCACGAAGGGGAAGCCATGACAGCGACGACCGACGGAAGCACCGGGGCCCTGCCGGCCCGCGCTGACTCGGCCAGCGAAACCGACGCACCGTTCCCGCAGGCGGCCGGGACGGTCGGCACACAAGACGCCGCCGAGCACGCCATGCGGCGCGCCACCGACTTTCTGCTGTCACGGCAGGACGCCCAGGGCTGGTGGAAGGGCGACCTGGAGACCAACGTCACCATGGACGCCGAGGACCTGCTGCTCCGCCAGTTCCTGGGGATCCGTGACGAGCGCACCACCCACGCCGCCGCCCTGTTCATCCGCGGCGAGCAGCGCGACGACGGCACCTGGGCCGCCTTCTACGGCGGGCCCGGAGAGCTCTCCACCACCATCGAGGCGTATGTGGCCCTGCGGCTGGCGGGCGACGCGCCGCACGAACCCCATATGGCGAAGGCGTCCGCGTGGATCCGTGAGCAGGGCGGAGTCGCCGCCTCCAGGGTCTTCACCCGCGTCTGGCTCGCCCTGTTCGGCTGGTGGCGGTGGGAGGACCTGCCGGAGATGCCGCCGGAGCTCATCTACTTCCCGAAGTGGATGCCGCTGAACATCTACGACTTCGGATGCTGGGCGCGTCAGACCATCGTGCCGCTCACCGTCGTCTCGGCGCTGCGCCCGGTACGGCCCGCGCCCTTCCCGCTGGACGAACTGCACACCGACGCCGACGACCCCAACCCCGCCAGGAGCCTCGCCCCGCTGGTGAGCTGGGACGGCGTCTTCCAGCGGCTCGACAAGGGGCTGCACGGCTACCGCAGGGTCGCCCCGCGCCGACTGCGCAGGGCCGCCATGAACGCGGCCGCCCGCTGGATCGTGGAGCGGCAGGAGAACGACGGCTGCTGGGGCGGCATCCAGCCCCCCGCGGTGTACTCGATCATCGCCCTGCATCTGCTCGGCTACGACCTCCAGCACCCCGTGATGCGTGAGGGCATCGCCTCACTGGACCGCTTCGCCGTGTGGCGCGACGACGGCGCCCGCATGATCGAGGCCTGCCAGTCCCCGGTGTGGGACACCTGCCTGGCGACCATCGCACTCGCCGACGCCGGAGTGCCCGCGGACCACCCGCAGCTGGTGAAGGCCGCCGAGTGGATGATCGAGGAGCAGATCGACCGGCCGGGCGACTGGTCGGTGCGCAGACCCCAGCTCCCACCGGGCGGCTGGGGTTTCGAGTTTCACAACGACAACTACCCCGACATCGACGACACCGCCGAGGTCGTGCTCGCGCTGCGCCGGGTCGGACACCGTGACCGGGAGCGGGCCGAGCAGGCCATCGCGCGCGGGGTGCGCTGGAACCTGGGCATGCAGTCGCGGAACGGCGCCTGGGCCGCCTTCGACGTCGACAACACCAGCCCGTTCCCCAACCGGCTGCCGTTCAGCGACTTCGGTGAGGTCATCGACCCGCCGTCCGCCGATGTCACCGCGCATGTCGTGGAGATGCTCGCCGTGGAGGGTCTCGCCCACGACCCGCGCACCAGGCGGGGCATCGAGTGGCTGCTGTCCGAACAGGAGGCGGACGGCTCCTGGTTCGGGCGCTGGGGCGTCAACTACGTGTACGGCACGGGCTCCGTGGTTCCCGCGCTGGTGGCCGCCGGTGTCCCCGGCGCGCATCCGGCGATCCGCCGGGCCGTCGGCTGGCTGGAGGGCGTGCAGAACAGCGACGGCGGCTGGGGCGAGGACCTGCGCTCCTACGCCTATGCCAAGGAGTGGAGCGGCCGGGGCGCCTCCACCGCCTCCCAGACGGCATGGGCGCTGCTCGCCCTGCTGGCCGCGGGGGAGAAGGAGTCCAAGGCCGTGGAGCGCGGCATCGAGTTCCTCGCCCGCACCCAGAACGAGGACGGCTCCTGGGACGAGCCCTACTTCACCGGGACCGGCTTCCCCTGGGACTTCTCCATCAACTACCACCTCTACCGGCAGGTCTTCCCGCTCACCGCGCTCGGCCGCTATGTCAACGGCGAGCCGTTCACCGGAGCCGAGGGGAGCTGATGAGCCACCAGCCCGGCCAGGCCCCGCTGCTGATCGCCTGCGCGCTCGCCATCGAGCATCTCGCCCTGCGCAGCGGCGATCACACGGGTGCCGACGGGCCCCTCACCCTGCTCCGTACGGGCATGGGACCCCGGGCGGCCGAGCGCTCGGTCACCCGGATGCTCGCCGCCCCGCACCTCGACGGGGCGGCCGTGCT encodes:
- the shc gene encoding squalene--hopene cyclase produces the protein MTATTDGSTGALPARADSASETDAPFPQAAGTVGTQDAAEHAMRRATDFLLSRQDAQGWWKGDLETNVTMDAEDLLLRQFLGIRDERTTHAAALFIRGEQRDDGTWAAFYGGPGELSTTIEAYVALRLAGDAPHEPHMAKASAWIREQGGVAASRVFTRVWLALFGWWRWEDLPEMPPELIYFPKWMPLNIYDFGCWARQTIVPLTVVSALRPVRPAPFPLDELHTDADDPNPARSLAPLVSWDGVFQRLDKGLHGYRRVAPRRLRRAAMNAAARWIVERQENDGCWGGIQPPAVYSIIALHLLGYDLQHPVMREGIASLDRFAVWRDDGARMIEACQSPVWDTCLATIALADAGVPADHPQLVKAAEWMIEEQIDRPGDWSVRRPQLPPGGWGFEFHNDNYPDIDDTAEVVLALRRVGHRDRERAEQAIARGVRWNLGMQSRNGAWAAFDVDNTSPFPNRLPFSDFGEVIDPPSADVTAHVVEMLAVEGLAHDPRTRRGIEWLLSEQEADGSWFGRWGVNYVYGTGSVVPALVAAGVPGAHPAIRRAVGWLEGVQNSDGGWGEDLRSYAYAKEWSGRGASTASQTAWALLALLAAGEKESKAVERGIEFLARTQNEDGSWDEPYFTGTGFPWDFSINYHLYRQVFPLTALGRYVNGEPFTGAEGS